Genomic window (Arachis hypogaea cultivar Tifrunner chromosome 13, arahy.Tifrunner.gnm2.J5K5, whole genome shotgun sequence):
TAGTTAGTTGGAATAAGGTTGTGACTCCTAAAAGATTTTGGGGGCCTTGCTGTAAGAGATGCTAAGTGTGTCAACAttgttttattgaaaaaaaataatttggcaACTTTTTCACAACACAGAGAAGCTTTGGGTTCAAATTATCTTGGCTAAATATATAAATGGTAAGATGACATTGGAACTTAACAAATCTGCCTATGCTTTAGGTTGCAGGAGAAACTTATAGAAGGTGATGAATCTTTTAAAAGATGGTTATGGATGGTGTACTAGAGGATTGTATCAGTCCTTTTGGCATGTTCTTTGGAGCTCATTTGGTCCTTTACACAAAGATCTCCCTTATATTCATATTACAGATTTCCATCTTACTGAATCCTGGCACTTGGAAAGGCTAGCTActcctatttttgaaaagatgAAGGCCATGATCATCTGTTTTAATCCTTCTATGCAAGTGGGGGCTGAACCTAGATGGCGTTGGCTTCCTACAgcttctcatatttattcttctAGAGATGGTTATATGTGGCTTCTCAAGAAAAACTTTCCTTGGGATGAAAGTCTTGATCGGAGATGGATTTGGAAACTCTCAATACCAGAAAAAATCAAGTTTCTTATGTAGCTTTGTCTTCAGGAGGCTCTTCCGACAGCGGTTCTTTGTTATAGGAGGGATACGAGTGACTTGGATATTTGTCCGAGATGTCATCGAGAACCTGAAACGATTCTCCATTGCCTTAGGGATTACGATTGCGCTATATCTCTCTGGAGGTTGGTAGGTTTTTCTTCAGTGGAAAGTGGAGGCAGAACTCTGCCATTACTTGGCTTTGGTCAGCTTTTATGCTATGTTTGTTTTAGAggaaaatgaaaggaaagaaaagggagcaaagaaaatggaaaggaaaatgattatttttcGTTGTTTGGTTGAAGAGGAAAATTATAGGGGaaagaaaatggatggaaaaaaactggtgggatccactaatttttttttctctaacattgaaaaaaaaatggagagaaaactaATGTTTTTCTCTCTACTTTCAATAATACCCCTtcacttttttaatatatattataatatagagGTAAAATTATCttcttataatatttattttcttcttattttcctttcatccaaacacatctaaaaaaaataaaaattcactcaATAAGTTGTCATTTTCTAGTTTAGTGAGAACCCTAGACTTtgatcaataaaaatttaaagattaagaTTGCTTAGAGAGTTCCTCTTACCTTGTATTGTATCAATTCGACACTTCTACCCTATTGGAAATCCGGTAGTTTGGGTTCCCACCAAtatattatttctgttttctcaGATGCAGGTCCCAGCGCTTTTCAAATAAGCAGAAGTTTTATCTAAAAGATGTCGCAAAAAActttttgtttctgttttggTTTTAGATTCTCTCCTTCTTTTGGAAAAACTCATATGATATGATGTATTCATTTTGAAAACTTGTCTTTAGAGGCTTTTGATGTATATGCGAAGagataaattatatatatcaaaCTGTTTTACTGTTGTAACTTTAGCCGGCCTAATTTTCACAAACTGAGACTAGTTGatatttatatatacttatatatgtcTCTTTACCCTTATTTTTTCTTCAAGCTTTTAATTATCTACCTTTTCTGATGCGCTTATGAATAATACCGAGTGTGAACGATTGGAAAATTCTCATTTATTCGAGGTTTAAATCCGTTTATTTATACGTTTCTAACTTAATATCTCTTTCTATATATAAGTATTTATCTCAGCCTTGTGTTGTAGCACCAACCCATCGTTAAATTATGATTTAAGTATAAAACAATTGAATGATAGGATGTTACAGCAATAATGCTATCTTCAACTCTGAGGATGTCTAGTCCGTGGAGAGAATTGCATTTGCGTCTTGGCATATGGCTCATGAATGGCAGACTTGTCTCCAAAGCTCTTCCACCCTCTTGAAGCGGTATTCTTTTAAGACCTGGGAACCCCGAGGAATAGATGGGTGAAGGTCTATTGTGATGCTAGTCTTGTTCAAAGCAATAATAGACCCAGTTTTGGTTGTGTTCTCCTTGATGACATTGGTGGCTGGGTGAAAGGCGTTGTTGGAAAGCTCTCTGGTGGCTCCGTTCTCCGTTGTAAACTAGTATCGATTTGGAGAGGTCTCCTTCTAGCCCGTGAGTGTGACTGTCAGCATGTTGTTTGTGAATCTAATAGCCTCAACGCCTTTATCTTGGTTTCTTCTTAGATTGCCGAGGCAAGTCGGTCGAATGTCACTGATCTTATAGCATAAATTGCTGACGTTATTCTTTTGGAGTGGTTCATTTCGATGTTGCTCCtaggaaattaaattttgtgGCTGAGAATCTTGCTATATTGGGGTTAATGACTTAGTTGACTCTATGGAATGGTTTGCCCCGTCAGATGAGGTTTAGGAGCCTGTGACCATGAAAGTGTCATCCTTTGGCTTGTGTTTTTTTTAGTTAATACTTAAAAGTGGTTCTTGAACTTCCAGTCGAGCTTTAATATTGTTCCTGAACTTAAAATTTTCTTAAATTTGTCCCTGAACTTAACAATGGTCTTCTTTAAAATACTTTTTGATGAAGTAGTTGGACGGAGGCCACGCTAAAAGTCACGCTGAATTGGTAAAGGTGGAAACTCACCTGCAGTCGACTGCAGGTGAAGTTGCTTCTGGATCGTTGACACGTGTTACTATATggtttaaaaaaaactaatttattttatacaaatgttttatttaaaaaaaccggTTTGAATAGACCAAATAactacttttaaaataatttaaattctttttatttgttattcCTAAATTCCTAACAGATGAATTTGATATGTTCTTTTTCTTCGTTCATATTGaccaatttttctttaaatttatctgaaacctttttttatttaatttttgtcaaatatatgtatacaaattgtttgaaaaagtaaaatttagtattctgaaaaagaaacaaaattcacgGTTTTTTCTATAGGAATGGCATAAATAATATCACCTATCTTTTTTTTGTGtctctgtttttattttcttgataaattttgttttgtttcccataacttacattttcagttgcttttaaattaagctgtaaacagattttaaattaagttgtaaaaatatgttcaattgcaaatttatagttaaactaaattttatggtaatcaatcaattaacttttattttactaataaactattttcatgtaaattattgttgatttttcaatattattctataaataaattatttttttaagataataaaactATAATTTACTTGTCTAGAAATTATGATTTCACTATCATGCacgtttttgtgtttttacttatcaactagaatttattttttaatgaaattagaatttatttttaataaaacaaaagtatctaatcaaaatattaatttggtctccttaaataattgaacataatattattaattttgtctacaacaaaaatttttaataaattttttcaaaataaaattgattcaaaaatagagaaaaaaaataacaactaatgaaaatatttattttgacattGCCATCAAGAATAGGATAGCCAtagaaaaaattcaaccaaataaAAAGGACCTAACTCATACAATTAAACTACCATCATATCATTACAATAAATTATAACATCACCAACTAAAGAGACATATAACAAATATAAAAGAGATCATGCCAAAATTTCAACAATGTTCATGCTATCAAACTAGTCTACATTATACCATAATTACATTTTTGTCTTCCATCACATAAATGAATTATCTTGGCATTTATGATCCTGAACATCAAAATGGTGTGATGACATAAATATATacgtatttattaaataattttcatcattcacagaggaatgaataaaaacataaattaagaaatacatttgaaataataaatttgattaagaaatataaataaaatgaacatACCTAATTGAAAGTTTCATATTAGTTCTGAAAAAGGGATTGAAAGAGAACGAATTTTACGTGCGAAACGAAGAAGAGGAGAATAAAAGTAACTGTTTGGTTCAATTCAAAccggtttttttaaataaatcatttatataaaataaaccgATTTTTTTAAACCATATAGTAATACGTGTCAGCCATCCAGAAACAACTTCACCTGCAGTCGACTGCAGGTGAGTTTCTGCCATTGGTAAAATATCGTCGTTTCATTTTTTGCGCCCAAATAGAACATAAACGACTTCAATTAGAGTATTTTGAGGGGTTTTAACATGTTGGAGTTAAAACTTCTCAAAATACCCTAAAGGACGACGTTTATATTCtattttggcgccaaaaatgaAACGGCGACATTTTACCAGTGCAGCGTAGCTTTTAGCGTAGCTTCCTATTCTTTGCTTTgtaaaaaaatactgaaaatactAAACCCACCACCATTTTCACCCAAGGTTATATCTGCTAGAAGCATTGGTCTTTCACCATCATTTTCACGTAATGATTTATCTGCTGAAAATATTGACCTTCCATATGAACCACCTATTGCAtatattccttccatttttttttatcattttaccattctatttttattattaaatttgtatttaacattgtgtgtggtataaaatttcagttttaattttattttttttttcatgtgattttatttttatatacctgctattatttttatagttagttataaCAAGTTCTTGATTCCAATAAAAGAGGAGGAAATTCTAatagaagtaaaataaaaaataaaaaacagcaacaaaatatacattgacacacatttcacatttattttttatttttatctaccaTATCATACATAATAAAACAGCAAGCACTAACTACACAATAATTtctttggcattgccatcaagattattgtgaattaaaattatattactatTTACCACATACAAGAGCACCGTTATGAGTGAAGATGAAGTAGAAGAACTAGTTTCTACCTAAAAAATGGAACTAATAAAAGagtaaataaagaattaattgcCTAAATAATTGTAATCTTAGTGATTAGGTTATAGAAAATTAGCATTCAATATTAGAAAGTATTTGTTATTATCGttgttttaatatttattttttgtgaaaaaaaattatattttttgaattatttatccaaacactacaactttaaaataagtatttctatgactaaaaattcaaacacaaaataacttatttataagctgttattaataaaagtccttgttTAAGTTGTTTAGCCAaattggataatttttttttcttttttttgtatctCTACCAAAAAAGATGTAAAAGATAGTTTGCATGCATGATCtatttggttctaatattgttattGGTTTGGGGTTAGAAAGCAGTGAATAAATTTGGCCAAGGTTTTTAAAACATAACAAGAATACTTCTCCGATTTTGaacatttattaaatatttttcttcaaatttaattaattttatgattccGAAAATgtttaaatattaacaaaaagaagaaaataagaatgaattttttcttttccattagaATTTTAgtcaaaagagaaaaaattattaaaccaAGAGGCTAGAGGTGAAGGAGGCAAGATAAGAGAGTGGGAAATGGAATTGAAAAGGGTGTCTGACTCTAACTGGGTGAATAGAAGAAGTAAGCAAGTGGAAGGGAATCCAAACAAGCAAGCAAAGGATCTCTGGTCCCTACATAAAACTCCAAACCCGGTTCTCATATCAGCCACTAGACACAACGCCTTCTACGTGTACAATTCCGCAACCACTTTTATCATTTAActaatcttttttttcttttacttcaccaaatctaaaaaaaaatcattcacaccaccaccatcaccacaaTCCACAGCTACAATATAATTCTAACTACGCAAAAAATCatactcttctttcttttctcttccatATTCCCTTATCTCCCACAAACCAAATCAAAATGGGTCCAATCGTGTTAACTCAGCTGGCCACCGGTCTCAGCGTCCTTGCCGGAGCGGTTCTCGTCAAGTCAGTCATGGACAACAACCCCAACACCATGGCTGGATCCTTCCCTCGCTGCCCTTCTTGCAACGGAACCGGCCGGGTCACCTGCATCTGTTCCCGTTGGTCCGATGGCGACGTAGGGTGCCGAACATGCGCCGGTTCTGGTCGCATGGCTTGCAGCAGTTGTGGTGGAACCGGAACCGGCCGACCTATACCAGCTAGGATTGCGGTAAGGCCTACGAACCGTCCCCCTCCCAGCTGAGTGAACcagtttggtgttatttttgttttgaattattCCTGGTATTGGTTTCTCATCCGAAATGAATGGAATATGTTATTATATTTAATGTAATATATTATATGATATGATGGATGATGATTGTAAGACACAGAGGGGGGATTATTAGTTTATACAATCGCTATAACAATACACTGTAATTACTAATTAGTTTTCTCATTATAAAAGTTTTTACATTTTATTCGCAAATGGGAATTTGTTGTGCAAGTGTTGGCCTCTGTCCTCTGTCCTCTGATTATTTTGGTTGTGGATTGGAATATGGAAGGGAATTATTTTGATGTGATGTGTCAAGTATGTTATGATACTTGGAGTGATGTGCAAAACCTTAAATTAAAGGACAGAGCTTTTTCCATTTGATGCTTATGCTATCAATTTCACTTAGCATGTCTTAACTGCACACTTTTGCATATCTTTCTCTTCAATATTTTAACCAACGTGCCACTATAGCAACTTGCATTGGTCAATCCTAGAATTAATAACCGATCAATAAACAGTAGTCCGTTGTATGTCGGAGGAGAAATTTCTTGTCCAATTACTGAAAGTACTACATTAATGTTGTTCAGTTATATGACACGTGAAAAATGGTTGAATCGTTTCATAATGAAATTTCACATAAACTAAATGTACTGTGTTACTTAATAGTACTGTAGAAAGCACCTACATATGAAGAACCAATCAGAGTTACTTGTACATGGAAATCGGTCGGCAAGTTCAACCCAAACAATATTGCACGTTTAAAATTTGAATGTGTGTGTGCAATTGCTATGTAGGACATGTTAAGAATGTGCATGCATACAGCATACGGTGGTGATTGCTGAGTCAGTTGATAGCTCCATTTGTTCATATTGTTGCTTGGTGTGTGCATATCTTTCACTTCACACCGAGTGGATCATGATTTTTCAAAGTGGCTCACTTGCCCAAGGAATCTGCTTTCTCCAATTTTTGTCTGTGCTTCACATTTCTTTCTCAAGTCCCATTCATCTGTCTATCTAAGGATTCGACTCTGGTGTCTCTCTTAATGAGCTTGTGTAACGTGGTTTAGGTCAGAGCTCCTCTTTGCCAATCAGGTTCCTTTGCCAGGCGGTTACTGGTTTAGGGTAAAATAATAAAGTTAGAGGAAGAGGTAAAGTGACAAGCAGAGGCAGGGTAagtttagaattttgaaaaattgtgaAGACATATTGGTCCAAACACATACTCGTCATGGTATGCAAGTGTTGATGTCTTAGATATtctaactaaatatatatatatatatatatatatatatatatatatatatatatatatatatatatattttataaattttatcaaTTATAACTAAATGTAAtgcataaatataaaaataacaatagaTTTAGGTTACAAAGCgttttttttaaccaaatttttAACTAAGTTATGGTGTACTTATTCTCTTTAGTATATATAGAGACgttgttttttcttctttctcttccatcGTTATTGTCatcgtctcttcttcttttgcgcacttttttttttcaacgtCGTTGTTATTGTTACTGTTAGGAATAAAGTTACCTATTATGGAGGTGAGACAGTGTTCTCCCAAACAAAATTctttacaaaaataataaaaaataaaagaatggtcccattaaaaaatattaggcctccccttttaaaaaatatatggctTTTGGTAATTCTCATTCAGAAAGTGAatgcaacaaaaataatttaaaattagtgttactTGGGTCATGGATCATATACTTAGTTAAAAAAAAGTCCTAATCCATATTAAAAGTGAAGAGAATCTACAGCAACAACAAGCAAACAAAtcactttttcaatttttctctcttttttcaaataaaaaacaaaatatcgctccatatttctattattattacaACTTACAAAATAGCAAgtagtttttaattttctattatcatctctcattcttttttttttgtaagttatttcttttatttattttttgaataatttatgtatttatttatttatctagtttataatcttataataatattttaggtTTTTGAAAGAAATTGAACAAGATAATCATGTAATTATAATGTTATCCTAgtttatattgtttttaatttttttctctcattATTAATTGTTTGTGacattgatattattgatttgcaaaaaataaaattaattgagtTTTAGTTAAGTTGCATAGTGCTTATCTTATTATCTATGTAAATTCTCAATTGTAGGAATTTAGTTGAATCATGAGTAAGATGAAAACAATAGGCACTTTTTTTAAAAAGACTAGTTAGAAGAGTGAAGATGTTTCTAATATTGTTATATCAACACCAACATCTTCAATACTTGAGGCATCAAACATAAATACTTTAGCTCCTCAACAAGAAAGTTTAAAGTCAAAGCGCCCACGACTTAgtatgtgtttggattacagtttgtaaaccagagtttgcataaaattgattttgtaaaattgattttgatgataaGTTAGTTTGgattaacgtgatttatgtttggtaatctttatatcaaaattgattatagtaaaataaatgttgtttggattatactactcaaaatcacttttagataaaaaattactaaaatagacatcaatttTATATACCTGCAAAATcagaatactataaaaaataatataaaaaatatttatcatataaataaaataaatacaataaaaaataaaaatataaaagagagtactataaattttataatgtcacacaaaaaaaatattctataattttttttagtatcgtcagtactctttaatttagtattattttaaactataaatttttattatttatgactctattgttacttataattaattttttatttattttgtcctttttttataagatcataatttatattattcaaaattttgataataaatgtaatatataataattacaattacaattacaaattttataaattcagaataaaaaataaaaaaaattaatacaaaacaaaaatagagtacatcaaagaatagaaaaaaaattacacagataagaaataataaaaatttcataaaaccaacaacatatatcatatgaacaaaaaaaataccataaaacgtaaataaaattcatatgaatataatcaaataaaaataaaaagattaatttgTTAGTGATTGAAGTAAATCTGAacgattttgatgaaaaaatggaactaaaaaattatgaagaagtAGGAAGAACTACAAAAATGACTGTGAAGATAATAGTTACTAGTATCATtcttatagaagaaaatgaagggtagggttggcaaaaaagaaatattttagctTCTCCTAAACATGAAACGTGAAACGTGAAACGCAGAAGCTACAAATTTGAGCTTCTCCTAAACGTGGGTTCAGAGGCAGAATCAATTCTGCGTTCACAAAGATAAAAATTGCCAAATATCaaagtgaaactttcaagaagctcaAACGGGCTTCTCTCCTCCCCAACgtgtttgccaaacacacccttaatCCTGAACAAATAGAAGTATGTCATTTGGTAAGAGATCCAGAAATTCGACCAATAATTTGTAAGTTTCATCTAGATAAAAGAGATGAAATTCATCTGAGTTTATCTTAAAGTTGGACCAAATAAACCAATACTTAATAATTATCCATTCTTGAGCGATATAAGTCATCGTCGTCGTTTTCAAGCTTCTTGGTTTGAACTATATCCATTATGGTTAGAGTATTCTATTGAAGATGATATTGTATATTATTTATCATGCTATCTATTTGCTATGGAATCTTCAATCAATACAGGTTCAAATGCTTTCATTGAAAACAGcttcaaaaattgaaagaaagtaaATAGCGAAAAAGATTGTCCTCTTTTGAATCACATTGGTAAAGGTTCCAATTCGTTCCATCAAAAGGCAACGAAATTATGTGATGATTTGATGAAGCAATCACAACATGTTGATACACTTATGAACGATaaatatcagagaaaattgagaataATCGACGTATATTTAGAGCATCTATTGATTGTATTAGATGGTTGACATTTTAAAATTGCGTTTATAGAGGTTATGATAAAAGTTCGAGGTGAGATAATCAAGTAACTTTATtgaatttgttaaaatttttgagtttttacAATAGTAGTCATGCTCATGCATGCTTGAAGGCACAAAATCTGTTGATACACTTAACCGTTTTCTTTGGCATCCTCATGCATGCTTGAAGGCACAAAATCTGGATTTACGTTAGGCAgagaatcaaattttttattctttccaGATTCGAATGGAGTCGAATTTTGAATCTCCACTGTTTCACCGTGTTGGATCTCAGCCGCTGCACCACACTATGTGCCTCCTCCGATGCACCATCATTCACCATCCCGGTTGCCGGAGCATGATTGTCAATGGAAGGTTGCTTCTCTTTTGACGATTCCACTGCTACATGTCCATAGCATTTGCAAGAGCCacaaataagatctaaactttcATATTCAACATTAAAAGTGCACCCATCCACTAGAAGCCCCAAATCAATCTCCACACACGCATGAGCAAATCTCCCCCTCTTTGCAGCCTTCGTGGCCAAATCTATCTTGATCGGCTTGCCTATAGTTGAAGCAATGCGTAGCATAGCTTCCTCttgaaagtaaaaaatatttagttCCACAATACGAATCCAAACTAATGTAGTGCCAAAAAAGCCTCATTGGGGCGGAAGGAAGGAGACCAAGATTTAACTGCTAAAGTAAACGCTTAAAAATGTCATTAATTTTGTCGTATCAAGTATTCAATTGTTTATTAAGCCCGTCTTAAAAGATCATTCTTTTATATTGTTTGTTAAATTAAAGTGCATTtccttaaattttaaaagctataagCTATAATTATTAACAAGTATAAAAACCTTATTTATTTCATCAAGATAACGTGGGTTAAATTTAAACCAACaaaacaatttaatttttttgttgattgaAAGTATAGGTTCCAAAATATGGGTTATTAGAGGCATtgacaagaaagaaagaagaatggcGTTGAGGAGCATGATTCGTTCGGCCATGGCTTTACAACCCTTGCTACCCCGGCCTTGTATTCACCATTCCAGTCTCACGCCCATTCACATTGCCTCTCGCCGCTTTCGTCCTCCGCAACCGCCTACCTCTTGCTCTCACCATGAATCGACGCCGTCTCACGACCATCAAGAACCTCCACCTCAACAACCTTCCGGTAATTTCAACATAAATTCATTATGCAGCTTTGTAATCGCATTGTCTCCTGATTGGGATTGTAACAGAGGTATCCAAGAGCGGTGGCGCCCACGCTGGTTATGATGAATGGCTCGCATTGGATCAGAAGGTCAACTCGTATCCAAGTGTTCGAGGGTTCACCGCAATTGGAATTGGAGGTGACGATTTTGTGCAAGCCATGGTCCTTGCCGTTCAATCTGTTATCCAACACCCAATTCCTCAGGTTTTGtttctattctctctctctctctctctcactcatctTCTATTTTATATTGCTGCTGAAACTACAACTTATAACAATACactaattaattgaaatagaaaacgTATATCAACTCTGTGTAGCTGTAATTATATGTTTCATGAGGACTGATTAGGAAATAGGGACTAACTGGTAATGCCCCTGCATGATGTAAGGCATTCTCATTGTGAAAACATCTTCAAGCTTGCCCAATGGATCTCTTATGTATCTAACTTCTTGTTGCCAGTTTCTTGACTTATGCCTAATGAATGGGAGTTAACCAAACATTCCCACTATGTAAAGTCCCTAATATAGTCTAGGCCTTGGTTGCAACTTGCAACACTTCTCTCGCTTGCACTCTCTATGATGCTGTGGAACTTCTTGATTATCTTGAATGCACTTGTAAGTTAGCTTAAAGTTCCTGGGCTTCGCTGGTTAACTCATGACTGGGATCTAGAAATGATTTTAGTTCTACAATCTTTGGATGAATGTGGTAAATGTTGAGATCTTCTGTCACAAGATAAACAAACTTTTAGGTGATACTTCAGTTTCCTTTCAATTGATACGATTACAACAGGGTAGCCAAAGTGATATGCTGTTGACAAATTATTTATTGCTGTAGCTTGGTTGCTGACCTCTGGTATTACAAGCTGTTCACATCAATGATATTTCCTGGTTGACACACGAGAATGTTTGCAATGAATGTATTATCACAATAATGAACACTAGGGATCATAAATGAGGACTTGCAAATAGACTGACTGCAAGTTCGGTACCAACCGAGATTAGTCACATAAGAATATATGCCAAGCTTTAATAGATTTAACTTTAGTTATTAAATCTTGCAAGAGGGTGAGTTTTAGCACAACAGTAGGGTTGC
Coding sequences:
- the LOC112792595 gene encoding uncharacterized protein — its product is MGPIVLTQLATGLSVLAGAVLVKSVMDNNPNTMAGSFPRCPSCNGTGRVTCICSRWSDGDVGCRTCAGSGRMACSSCGGTGTGRPIPARIAVRPTNRPPPS
- the LOC112792596 gene encoding uncharacterized protein isoform X1; the protein is MALRSMIRSAMALQPLLPRPCIHHSSLTPIHIASRRFRPPQPPTSCSHHESTPSHDHQEPPPQQPSEVSKSGGAHAGYDEWLALDQKVNSYPSVRGFTAIGIGGDDFVQAMVLAVQSVIQHPIPQGCVKQKSSSGGKYVSVNIGPIEVVSSEQVQAVYNAMRRDDRMKYFF
- the LOC112792596 gene encoding uncharacterized protein isoform X2, with translation MALRSMIRSAMALQPLLPRPCIHHSSLTPIHIASRRFRPPQPPTSCSHHESTPSHDHQEPPPQQPSEVSKSGGAHAGYDEWLALDQKVNSYPSVRGFTAIGIGGDDFVQAMVLAVQSVIQHPIPQGCVKQKSSSGGKYVSVNIGPIEVVSSEQVILAVLSFSPFPHCPSCI